One window from the genome of Enterobacteriaceae bacterium Kacie_13 encodes:
- a CDS encoding endopeptidase La, with amino-acid sequence MNPERSERIEIPVLPLRDVVVYPHMVIPLFVGREKSIRCLEAAMDHDKKIMLVAQKEASTDEPGVNDLFSVGTVASILQMLKLPDGTVKVLVEGLQRARITTLSDSGEHFAAQAEYLESPAVDEREQEVLVRTAINQFEGYIKLNKKIPPEVLTSLNSIEDAARLADTIAAHMPLKLADKQSVLEMFDITERLEYLMAMMESEIDLLQVEKRIRNRVKKQMEKSQREYYLNEQMKAIQKELGEMDDTPDEHEALKRKIDAAKMPKEAREKTEAELQKLKMMSPMSAEATVVRGYIDWMLQVPWNARSKVKKDLRKAQEVLDTDHFGLERVKDRILEYLAVQTRVSKIKGPILCLVGPPGVGKTSLGQSIARATGREYVRMALGGVRDEAEIRGHRRTYIGSMPGKLIQKMAKVGVKNPLFLLDEIDKMSSDMRGDPASALLEVLDPEQNVAFNDHYLEVDYDLSDVMFVATSNSMNIPAPLLDRMEVIRLSGYTEDEKLNIAKQHLLPKQIERNALKKNELTVDDSAIIGIIRFYTREAGVRSLERELSKLCRKAVKQLLMDKTLKHIEINGDNLKDFLGVQKVDYGRADTENRVGQVTGLAWTEVGGELLTIETACVPGKGKLTYTGSLGEVMQESIQAALTVVRARADKLGINPDFYEKRDIHVHVPEGATPKDGPSAGIAMCTALVSCLTGNPVRADVAMTGEITLRGLVLPIGGLKEKLLAAHRGGIKVVLIPDDNKRDLEEIPANVLADLEIHPVKRIDDVLNFALQNPAYGALPVAAK; translated from the coding sequence ATGAACCCTGAGCGTTCTGAACGCATAGAAATCCCCGTATTGCCTCTGCGCGATGTGGTGGTTTATCCGCACATGGTGATCCCGTTGTTTGTTGGCAGGGAAAAATCGATTCGATGCCTCGAAGCCGCGATGGATCACGACAAAAAAATCATGCTGGTTGCGCAGAAAGAAGCGTCGACCGATGAGCCGGGCGTTAACGATCTCTTCTCCGTGGGTACGGTTGCCTCAATATTACAAATGCTGAAGCTCCCGGATGGCACGGTAAAAGTGCTGGTGGAAGGGTTACAACGCGCACGCATTACCACACTTTCTGACAGTGGCGAGCATTTTGCTGCCCAGGCAGAATACCTTGAATCTCCGGCCGTTGATGAACGCGAGCAGGAAGTTCTGGTACGCACAGCGATTAATCAGTTTGAAGGCTATATCAAACTGAACAAAAAAATCCCGCCAGAAGTGCTGACATCGCTGAACAGCATTGAAGATGCTGCACGTCTGGCTGACACCATTGCCGCGCATATGCCATTGAAACTCGCTGATAAACAGTCCGTACTGGAAATGTTTGATATCACCGAGCGTCTGGAATATTTGATGGCGATGATGGAATCGGAAATCGACCTGTTACAGGTTGAAAAACGCATCCGTAATCGTGTCAAAAAACAGATGGAAAAGAGCCAGCGCGAGTATTATCTGAATGAGCAAATGAAAGCGATTCAGAAAGAACTTGGTGAAATGGACGACACGCCTGATGAACATGAGGCGTTGAAACGCAAAATTGACGCGGCGAAAATGCCGAAAGAAGCGCGTGAAAAAACCGAAGCTGAACTGCAGAAGCTGAAGATGATGTCGCCGATGTCCGCCGAAGCCACTGTCGTTCGTGGTTATATCGACTGGATGCTTCAGGTACCATGGAACGCCCGCAGCAAAGTGAAGAAAGATCTGCGCAAAGCACAGGAAGTTCTGGATACCGATCACTTTGGCCTTGAACGCGTCAAAGACCGAATCCTTGAATACCTTGCAGTGCAGACGCGCGTCAGCAAAATCAAAGGGCCAATCCTGTGCTTGGTCGGGCCTCCGGGTGTAGGTAAAACCTCCCTCGGTCAGTCCATCGCACGTGCGACAGGGCGTGAGTATGTCCGTATGGCGCTGGGTGGCGTTCGCGATGAAGCGGAAATCCGCGGTCACCGTCGTACCTATATCGGTTCTATGCCGGGCAAACTGATCCAGAAAATGGCCAAAGTCGGCGTGAAAAACCCACTGTTCCTGCTCGATGAAATCGACAAGATGTCATCTGACATGCGCGGCGACCCGGCTTCAGCTCTGCTGGAAGTGCTGGATCCAGAGCAGAACGTAGCGTTTAACGATCACTATCTGGAAGTCGATTATGATCTGTCAGACGTGATGTTTGTCGCGACGTCGAATTCGATGAACATCCCTGCGCCATTGCTGGACCGTATGGAAGTGATCCGTCTTTCCGGTTACACCGAAGACGAAAAGCTGAACATCGCTAAACAGCATTTGTTGCCGAAGCAGATCGAACGTAACGCGCTGAAAAAGAACGAACTGACTGTGGATGACAGTGCAATCATCGGCATCATTCGTTTCTATACCCGTGAAGCGGGCGTGCGTAGTCTGGAACGTGAGTTGTCCAAACTGTGCCGTAAAGCGGTTAAACAATTGCTGATGGATAAAACCCTCAAGCACATAGAAATTAACGGCGACAACCTGAAAGATTTCCTCGGCGTGCAAAAGGTCGATTATGGCCGTGCGGATACCGAAAATCGTGTCGGTCAGGTCACTGGCCTGGCGTGGACTGAAGTGGGCGGCGAGCTGCTGACCATCGAAACGGCCTGCGTACCGGGTAAAGGTAAGCTGACGTACACCGGATCTCTGGGTGAAGTGATGCAGGAATCCATTCAGGCTGCGCTGACGGTCGTGCGTGCACGTGCTGACAAGCTGGGCATCAACCCTGACTTCTACGAAAAACGTGATATTCACGTTCACGTACCAGAAGGGGCAACGCCGAAAGACGGCCCAAGCGCGGGTATCGCAATGTGTACGGCGCTGGTGTCATGCCTGACCGGTAACCCTGTGCGTGCAGATGTGGCGATGACGGGCGAGATCACTTTGCGTGGTCTGGTGCTGCCAATCGGTGGTTTGAAAGAAAAACTGCTGGCTGCACACCGTGGCGGTATCAAAGTGGTGCTGATCCCGGACGACAACAAACGCGATCTGGAAGAAATTCCGGCGAACGTGCTGGCAGATCTTGAGATCCATCCGGTCAAACGCATTGATGATGTCCTGAACTTTGCTCTGCAAAATCCAGCATACGGTGCGTTACCGGTTGCTGCGAAATAG
- the hupB gene encoding DNA-binding protein HU-beta: MNKSQLIDKIAAGADISKAAAGRVLDAVLGSVTDTLKAGEEVALVGFGTFSVRERSARTGRNPQTGKEISIAAAKVPGFRAGKALKDAVNG, translated from the coding sequence GTGAATAAGTCACAATTGATCGACAAAATTGCTGCCGGCGCTGATATTTCTAAAGCCGCAGCGGGACGTGTTTTGGATGCGGTTCTTGGATCTGTCACTGATACCCTGAAAGCCGGGGAAGAAGTTGCTCTGGTAGGTTTTGGTACTTTCTCCGTGCGCGAACGTTCAGCACGTACTGGCCGTAACCCACAGACCGGTAAAGAAATCAGCATCGCAGCGGCTAAAGTACCTGGCTTCCGTGCAGGTAAAGCGCTGAAAGATGCCGTTAACGGTTAA
- the ppiD gene encoding peptidylprolyl isomerase, which translates to MMDNLRAASNNVVLKIILALIILSFILTGVGNYLVGGSGDYAAKVNGQEIGRAQLEQAVQNQRSRLQQQLGDQFSALAGSEGYMQQLRQESLNNLIDVTLLDQYSKKLGITVNDQQIKDAIFATPQFQTNGRFDNAKYLQSIQSMGYSADNFALLMKQQLISQQLEQAFGQSDFILPVESKTLGALILQTRDVHTATLDTDTLAAKQQVTDAELQAFYEQNKNNFLAPEQVKISYIEMDAAAMQGKADVSDADISAYYDQHKNEFGQPERRRYSVIVLKTQAQADAVAAELKSGADFAELAKTKSTDALSAKQGGDLGWMEPETTLPEFKNANLTTKGQVSGVIKSDSGFFILRLEDIKPEQVKPLTEVRNNITDKLKQEKSLDAYYALQQKVSEAATNDNESLASAEEVAGVKAVHTDWFTQNQIPAAINFKPVVQAIFEGGLIPQDGSPGSNSDIITVDGDRAFVVRVDSHKAEGVKPFAEVKDQVTTLVKRQKAQDQARMEGEKLLTALKEGKGDEAMKAAGLSFGDVQKVQRSQQPSAFEENVFAMPQPQKDQAVYGLSQDAKGNSVLIKLTAVTPGVVPEADIARFAQEMQQTSSNVTFDALLTNLRQEAKIKFGSAAQNQ; encoded by the coding sequence ATGATGGACAATTTACGCGCGGCGTCCAATAACGTCGTGCTCAAAATCATTCTGGCCCTGATTATTCTGTCCTTTATTTTGACAGGGGTGGGCAACTACCTGGTCGGCGGTTCAGGCGACTATGCAGCGAAAGTGAATGGTCAGGAGATCGGTCGTGCTCAGTTAGAGCAGGCAGTGCAAAACCAGCGTAGCCGACTGCAACAACAGCTTGGGGATCAATTCTCAGCGCTGGCGGGCAGTGAAGGGTATATGCAGCAACTGCGTCAGGAATCCCTGAACAACCTGATCGACGTTACTTTGCTGGATCAGTATTCCAAGAAGTTGGGCATTACCGTCAACGATCAGCAGATCAAAGACGCGATTTTTGCGACGCCGCAATTTCAAACCAATGGTCGTTTCGACAACGCTAAATATCTCCAAAGTATCCAGAGTATGGGTTACAGCGCGGATAATTTTGCGTTGCTGATGAAACAGCAATTGATCAGCCAGCAGCTTGAACAAGCGTTTGGTCAGTCCGATTTCATTCTCCCTGTTGAAAGTAAAACGCTGGGCGCCCTTATCCTGCAAACCCGCGATGTGCATACGGCAACGCTGGACACGGATACGCTTGCAGCGAAACAGCAGGTGACTGACGCTGAATTGCAGGCTTTCTACGAGCAGAACAAAAATAACTTCCTGGCCCCTGAGCAGGTTAAAATCAGCTACATCGAAATGGATGCAGCGGCCATGCAGGGTAAAGCAGACGTATCGGATGCTGATATCAGCGCCTATTACGATCAGCACAAGAACGAGTTCGGTCAGCCAGAGCGCCGTCGCTACAGCGTTATCGTTCTGAAGACTCAGGCGCAAGCGGATGCGGTTGCAGCTGAGCTCAAGAGCGGTGCTGACTTCGCTGAATTGGCTAAAACCAAATCTACCGACGCACTGAGTGCAAAACAGGGTGGTGATCTGGGCTGGATGGAACCTGAAACTACATTGCCTGAATTTAAAAACGCTAACCTGACCACCAAAGGTCAGGTCTCAGGTGTGATTAAATCTGACAGCGGTTTCTTTATCTTGCGTCTCGAAGACATCAAACCTGAACAGGTGAAGCCTCTGACCGAAGTGCGTAACAACATCACTGATAAGCTCAAACAAGAGAAATCACTCGATGCCTATTACGCATTGCAGCAGAAGGTCAGTGAAGCGGCGACCAACGATAACGAATCGTTGGCCTCGGCTGAAGAAGTTGCCGGTGTGAAAGCGGTGCATACTGACTGGTTCACGCAGAATCAAATCCCGGCAGCGATCAACTTCAAGCCAGTTGTGCAGGCGATTTTTGAAGGCGGCCTGATCCCTCAGGACGGTTCTCCGGGCAGCAACTCTGACATCATTACAGTCGATGGTGATCGTGCGTTTGTGGTACGTGTCGATTCGCACAAAGCTGAAGGCGTTAAGCCATTTGCTGAAGTGAAAGATCAGGTGACGACGCTAGTGAAACGCCAGAAAGCACAAGATCAGGCACGTATGGAAGGCGAGAAACTGCTGACGGCATTGAAAGAAGGCAAAGGCGATGAGGCGATGAAAGCCGCAGGTCTGAGCTTTGGTGATGTGCAGAAAGTCCAGCGCAGCCAGCAGCCTTCCGCGTTTGAAGAGAACGTCTTTGCTATGCCGCAGCCGCAGAAAGATCAGGCTGTTTACGGGTTGTCTCAGGATGCCAAAGGAAACAGTGTGTTGATTAAACTGACCGCTGTTACGCCAGGTGTTGTTCCTGAAGCCGATATCGCACGTTTTGCTCAGGAGATGCAACAGACCTCCTCGAACGTGACCTTCGATGCGCTCCTGACTAACCTGCGTCAGGAAGCAAAAATCAAGTTCGGTTCTGCCGCACAAAACCAGTAA
- a CDS encoding competence protein ComEA produces the protein MKKLGITSLSLALALGLSTLPVMLQAAPNTTGTVATTSVAPATTASKVAGPQVKKEQVAVTDESTVSINTATAEEFAKVMNGVGMKKAQAIISYREELGQFTDIEQLREVPGIGAALFERNKDRLKL, from the coding sequence ATGAAAAAATTAGGCATCACTTCACTTTCACTCGCTCTGGCACTGGGGCTTTCTACCTTACCTGTAATGTTGCAGGCGGCGCCCAATACCACCGGCACGGTTGCCACAACGTCCGTTGCTCCGGCAACGACGGCCAGCAAAGTAGCAGGTCCACAGGTGAAAAAGGAACAGGTAGCGGTGACTGACGAAAGTACCGTCAGCATCAATACCGCCACGGCGGAGGAGTTTGCGAAAGTGATGAACGGGGTGGGGATGAAAAAGGCGCAGGCCATTATCAGCTACCGTGAAGAGCTGGGGCAGTTCACCGATATTGAACAGCTGCGTGAAGTACCGGGAATCGGTGCAGCACTGTTTGAACGTAACAAGGACCGTCTGAAACTGTGA
- a CDS encoding YbgC/FadM family acyl-CoA thioesterase — protein sequence MHTFIKVRGFHIDVYQHVNNARYLEFLETARWEWLDNQSGFQWMSQNKIAFIVVNININYRKPAVLGDVLRIDSSLQQLNGRSGVIEQVVTCEGDIVADATLTFVCIDLRTQKALPLEGELLERLRELELENDQKSHN from the coding sequence ATGCATACGTTTATCAAAGTTCGCGGTTTTCATATCGACGTTTACCAGCATGTTAACAATGCCCGATATCTGGAATTCCTGGAGACGGCACGTTGGGAATGGCTGGATAATCAGTCTGGCTTTCAATGGATGAGCCAAAACAAAATTGCTTTCATTGTGGTGAATATCAACATCAACTACCGCAAGCCCGCTGTGTTGGGTGATGTTTTACGCATCGACAGCAGCCTTCAGCAACTGAATGGCCGAAGCGGTGTCATCGAGCAGGTAGTGACCTGTGAAGGTGATATCGTGGCGGATGCTACGCTGACTTTTGTGTGCATCGATTTGCGCACGCAAAAAGCGTTACCGCTGGAAGGTGAGTTACTGGAAAGGTTGCGCGAACTTGAGCTGGAAAACGATCAGAAAAGCCACAACTGA
- the queC gene encoding 7-cyano-7-deazaguanine synthase QueC, with product MKRAVVVFSGGQDSTTCLIQALKEYDEVHCVTFDYGQRHRAEIEIAQKLSVQLGARAHKVLDVGLLNELAVSSLTRDNIPVPGFGEETEGGLPSTFVPGRNILFLTLAAIYAYQIQAEAVITGVCETDFSGYPDCRDEFVKALNNAVSLGLARDVRFETPLMWLNKAETWALADYYQQLDLVRHHTLTCYNGIAGDGCGECAACHLRANGLQQYQQDKVGVMTSLKKKTGLK from the coding sequence ATGAAAAGAGCAGTAGTAGTTTTTAGCGGTGGACAGGATTCAACAACCTGCCTGATCCAGGCTTTGAAAGAGTATGACGAAGTACATTGCGTCACTTTCGATTACGGTCAGCGTCATCGCGCTGAAATTGAGATCGCGCAAAAACTGTCGGTACAGTTGGGCGCGCGTGCCCACAAAGTGCTGGATGTTGGTTTGTTAAACGAACTGGCGGTCAGCAGCCTGACCCGCGACAACATCCCCGTGCCGGGCTTTGGAGAAGAAACAGAGGGCGGTTTGCCAAGCACCTTTGTTCCAGGGCGTAACATTCTGTTCCTGACACTGGCGGCGATTTACGCTTATCAGATTCAGGCAGAAGCGGTGATTACTGGCGTGTGCGAAACTGATTTCTCCGGTTATCCGGATTGCCGCGATGAATTCGTTAAAGCGCTGAACAATGCTGTTTCTCTTGGGCTGGCGCGGGATGTTAGATTCGAAACGCCGCTGATGTGGCTGAACAAAGCCGAGACCTGGGCGCTTGCCGATTATTATCAGCAACTCGATCTGGTTCGTCATCACACCCTGACTTGTTACAACGGAATTGCCGGTGATGGTTGTGGTGAATGTGCAGCCTGCCATCTTCGCGCGAATGGCCTGCAACAGTATCAGCAGGATAAAGTAGGCGTGATGACCAGCCTGAAGAAGAAAACCGGTCTGAAATGA
- a CDS encoding SgrR family transcriptional regulator: MRLQNRLNQFQRLHLKTGSSPAQFTVAELADIFCCSERHTRTLLTHFQDAGWISWQSQAGRGKRASLCCLKTPEDLRGTYLQELLKNGEHSAALQLSQLAPSHLNALLAPHLGGQWQEDAPTLRIPYYRPLQSLDPLTLTGRAEQHLAHTVHAGLTRFIPGDTSPQPNLAHHWQISNDGKTWQFFLRSQLFWHNGEPLKTAQLVARFEQLRQSARGKHNLASVAKLSHPHALCLQFDLDKPDYWLAHRFADLNCLLAHPDDPHIGAGPFRLTTFSPELIRLEQHTYYPLQHPYLAAIEFWITPLLFAQRDNVSCQHPVRIILGEEDELSQVKPVRRSTSLGFCYIAANLRRGVLSEAQARKIIRLIQSSGMLDNLPIDHDLVRASKEMLPGWPIPVHKDVDVTLPKNVRLLFHPPVEFELVAQALQEKLAQEDCTLEVVYHAGRLWEDGELLKSADLLLGDRLIGESPEATLENWLQQDPLWAGILREEDRILQQQRLESIQQIPLENSRSEELRDHFYQWMSRSIITPLFNYQYQVSAPPRISGVQLTAWGWFDFCQAWVPPPLPQENA; encoded by the coding sequence GTGCGTCTGCAAAACCGGCTTAATCAGTTTCAGCGTTTACACCTAAAAACCGGCTCTTCTCCGGCTCAATTCACCGTCGCCGAACTGGCGGATATCTTCTGTTGCAGCGAGCGCCACACCCGAACCTTATTGACCCACTTTCAGGATGCCGGCTGGATTAGCTGGCAATCTCAGGCCGGACGCGGTAAACGCGCTTCCCTGTGCTGCCTTAAAACGCCGGAGGATTTGCGCGGAACCTATTTACAGGAATTACTAAAGAACGGCGAGCATTCCGCTGCATTGCAACTGAGTCAGCTGGCGCCTTCACATCTGAATGCACTACTCGCGCCACATCTCGGCGGCCAGTGGCAGGAAGATGCCCCGACGCTGCGCATTCCCTATTACCGCCCTCTCCAGTCTCTGGATCCTTTAACACTGACCGGCCGCGCCGAGCAACATCTGGCACATACGGTCCACGCTGGTTTGACGCGTTTTATTCCCGGCGATACCTCGCCACAGCCGAATCTGGCCCATCACTGGCAAATCAGTAATGACGGTAAGACCTGGCAGTTCTTCCTGCGCAGTCAGCTTTTTTGGCATAACGGCGAACCCTTGAAAACGGCTCAACTGGTGGCACGCTTTGAACAACTTCGCCAGTCGGCACGCGGTAAACACAATCTGGCCTCAGTGGCTAAATTATCTCACCCCCATGCGCTGTGTTTGCAGTTCGATCTGGATAAGCCTGATTACTGGCTGGCGCACCGTTTTGCCGATCTCAACTGTCTGCTGGCACACCCGGACGACCCGCATATTGGCGCGGGTCCATTCCGACTGACCACGTTTTCCCCGGAATTAATCCGGTTGGAACAGCATACCTATTACCCTTTGCAGCATCCGTATCTGGCCGCTATCGAGTTTTGGATCACGCCATTACTGTTTGCCCAGCGGGACAATGTTAGTTGCCAGCATCCGGTGCGGATTATTCTCGGTGAGGAAGATGAGCTTTCGCAGGTGAAACCCGTCCGGCGCAGCACAAGCCTCGGTTTCTGCTATATCGCCGCGAATTTGCGACGCGGCGTGCTGAGTGAAGCGCAGGCGCGAAAAATCATCCGGCTGATCCAAAGCAGCGGCATGTTAGATAATCTGCCGATCGACCACGATCTGGTCAGAGCCAGTAAAGAAATGCTACCCGGCTGGCCGATCCCAGTTCATAAGGATGTGGATGTCACGCTGCCAAAAAATGTGCGGCTTTTGTTCCATCCGCCGGTAGAGTTTGAACTGGTAGCACAGGCGCTACAGGAAAAACTGGCGCAAGAAGACTGTACGCTGGAGGTGGTGTATCACGCCGGACGCTTGTGGGAAGACGGTGAATTGCTGAAATCAGCTGACCTGCTGCTGGGGGATCGCCTCATCGGTGAATCTCCGGAAGCGACGCTGGAAAACTGGCTACAGCAGGATCCACTCTGGGCTGGCATTTTGCGGGAAGAAGACCGGATCCTGCAGCAGCAACGTCTGGAGTCTATCCAGCAAATCCCGCTGGAAAATTCACGCTCTGAAGAACTGCGCGACCATTTTTATCAATGGATGTCACGCAGCATTATCACTCCCTTGTTTAATTATCAGTATCAGGTTAGCGCTCCACCGCGCATCAGCGGCGTTCAGCTAACGGCATGGGGCTGGTTCGATTTCTGTCAGGCATGGGTTCCGCCACCGCTGCCTCAGGAAAACGCGTGA